The Sulfurimonas sp. HSL-1716 sequence TATTTTGAATCAGGCTCTCCGTTCTTGTGTTTTAAAGACAATGCGAACCGTGCAAATCCTAATAACCATTACGGGATCATCAGAAGTTCGAATCTATGTACCGAAATATTCCAAAACACTGAACCCAACCACTATCTCGTAAAGATAATATTCGAAGATGGAAACTATATTACGTATGAAGAGGATGAGCTTGTAAAAGTTGACAGCGGTATAGAAAAAGAAGCAAAAAAAATAACAGCACTGGATTCTCTGGGCGGACAAAAAATATATATCGTGGAAAAAGAAAAAGTAGACGGTGCGACAGCCGTTTGTAACTTGGCATCTGTCAACCTTTCACGCATCAATACAAAAGAGGATATAGACAGAATCGTTCCTACCGCCATCCGTGCACTTGATAACGTCATAGATCTAAACTTTTACCCGTTGGAAAAAGTAAAACGCACTAACACGAGAAGCCGTTCTATCGGTCTGGGTGTCATGGGCGAAGCGCAGATGCTGGCGGAGCAGGGTATAGAGTGGGGAAGTCAGGAACATTTTGACAAAATAGACGAGATCATGGAATCGGTAAGCTATAACGCTATCTCCGCTTCGTCCGATCTTGCCGTTGAAAAAGGAAAATATCCCGAGTTCGAAGGTTCAAAATGGAGCAACGGGATCATGCCGCACGATCATGCAAATGCAGAGGTAAGAAATCTGGTAGACCGCGGCGGACTTTTTGCACCGGCATACGAATGGGACGAACTGCGCAAAAAAGTAAAAGAGCAGGGTATGAGAAACGGTTACTTGATGGCCGTTGCTCCTACGAGTTCTATTTCGATTCTTACAGGAACCACTCAAGCCATTGAACCTGTATTTAAACGCAAGTGGTTTGAAGAGAACTTGAGCGGACTTATTCCTGTCGTTGTTCCGAAACTTTCACCTGAGACTTGGAGCTATTACACATCGGCATACGAACTTGATCAGCGAATACTCATTAAAGCTGCCGCTATACGTCAAAAATGGATCGACCAAGGCCAAAGCTTAAATATCTTTATAACGCTCGATAAAGCAAGCGCTAAGTACCTTAACGACATCTATATGCTTGCATGGAAAATGGGGCTTAAATCTACATACTATCTACGTTCTCAATCACCTGAAACGGCAAGCGATGTAGAGGACCGTTCTATGGAATGCGTCGGTTGCCAATAAGATGAGGCCGTTAAGCAAAAACGAGATAAAGAGTTTTTTGTCTCGTTTTGAAAGATTTGTCGATTCACAAATAAGATCCATAACCGTTTTGTCGCCTACGGTCATCGAAGTAAGAGTAAGTACTCAAGACAGTGCACTCGGTTTTGACTGGATAGATTTATCTTTGGAACTCTCAAACGTCAGCGAAGCAAATCTGATAGATAACGGTAAACTTGCATACCTTGATATGACAGAAGGGATGAGCATTGTTTTTGAAGATAACAGGTTTGCTTTTTGTTATGGAGATTACAGTTCTATAAGAAGTGCAAAAGACTCTGCGCTGTTTGTTATATGCGACAGCATTAAATATGAAGAGCTGCCTTTTTCAGGTTAACTCTGCAAACATAACGGTAACACAACTCTCTATCATCTCATAGACTCTGTCAAATCCTTCGAATCCGTCAAAGAAATACGGATCGGGAACATCTTCATCGTTATACCCGAATGATCCGAGTTTGTATAGATTTTTTGCACCCAAACGTTTTAGATCGTTGTAGTTACTCTGATCCAAGGCGATAACATACTCAAACTCTTCAAACTCTTTTTTTGTTATCTGTGATGCCTTAAAAGATGAGATGTTGATCCCGTTCTTCCGGGCTACTTTTACCGAATTGGCACACGGTGTCTCTCCCACATGCCAGTTACCT is a genomic window containing:
- a CDS encoding ribonucleoside-diphosphate reductase subunit alpha; translation: MITVIKRNGRQEPLDITKIQKYTSAAIKGLANVSQSELEVDAQIQFRDGITSEAIQKTLIKTAVDKIDIDAPNWTFVAARLFLFNLYHQVNGFTGYCSLEKYFERGEKEGRILKGLKDMYDLERLEKHIVPERDLEFNYLGIKTLYDRYLIKDRKGEPIELPQHMFMAIAMFLAQNEENRHEWAVKFYDMISQFEVMLATPTLSNARTTRHQLSSCYIGSSPDNIEGIFDSYKEMALLSKFGGGIGWDWTQVRSMGSSIDGHKNAAGGTVPFLKITNDIAIAVDQLGTRKGAIAVYLEPWHIDIHDFLDLKKNSGEERRRAHDLFPALWINDLYMKRVEQDGIWTLFDPYDCKELTNLHGAEFEKRYLELEQDESIIKERVKAKDLWKKILLSYFESGSPFLCFKDNANRANPNNHYGIIRSSNLCTEIFQNTEPNHYLVKIIFEDGNYITYEEDELVKVDSGIEKEAKKITALDSLGGQKIYIVEKEKVDGATAVCNLASVNLSRINTKEDIDRIVPTAIRALDNVIDLNFYPLEKVKRTNTRSRSIGLGVMGEAQMLAEQGIEWGSQEHFDKIDEIMESVSYNAISASSDLAVEKGKYPEFEGSKWSNGIMPHDHANAEVRNLVDRGGLFAPAYEWDELRKKVKEQGMRNGYLMAVAPTSSISILTGTTQAIEPVFKRKWFEENLSGLIPVVVPKLSPETWSYYTSAYELDQRILIKAAAIRQKWIDQGQSLNIFITLDKASAKYLNDIYMLAWKMGLKSTYYLRSQSPETASDVEDRSMECVGCQ
- a CDS encoding low molecular weight protein-tyrosine-phosphatase, encoding MNSVIFVCLGNICRSPIAEGVAKKLADEKALVVKVSSAGTGNWHVGETPCANSVKVARKNGINISSFKASQITKKEFEEFEYVIALDQSNYNDLKRLGAKNLYKLGSFGYNDEDVPDPYFFDGFEGFDRVYEMIESCVTVMFAELT